The Deinococcus sp. Leaf326 DNA window AGCGCGGCTGGGCCCGGACCCTGGGCGTGAATCTCACCGCGCCGCTGCTGCTGACGCGTGAACTGATCGGGCTGATGCCCCACGGCGCGGCGGTCGTGAACGTCGCCAGTGTGCAGGGCCTCTTTGCTGAGCAGAACAACGCCGCCTACAACGCCAGCAAGGGCGGCCTCGTGAACCTCACGCGGGCGATGGCGCTCGACCTCGCGTCGCACGGGGTCCGGGTCAATGCCATCGCGCCGGGGGCCATCAGTACCGAGGGCGTGCTGGAGGCCATCGCTGGCAGCGACGACCCCGAGCAGACCCGGCGCGACTACGAGGACCTGCACGCCCTGCGCCGCATGGGCACTCCGCGTGAGGCTGCCCAGGTCGTGTACTTTCTCGGCAGCGCCGAGGCCAGTTTCCTGACCGGGACCATCGTGCCGGTGGACGGCGGCATGACCGCGAGCTTCATGATGGCGGGCCGCCCGGTCTGATCCGGCCGCCCGGGCTTTCCCCCATGCTTGCGCGCGGAGGAAGGTGGCTCGGCACAAGTAAACGTGAGGGGCGGCTTCTGCAAAGGAAGCCGCCCCTCACGTTTACCGCTTACGCCTGCGCAGTGACCGTCTGATCGCCGGCCGTGCGGGCGACGCGGCGCCAGCTCAGCAGAGCGATGATGAGGGTGAAGGCGATCATGCTCAGGACCGGAATGGTGATGGTGGTGTTCAGGGCGTCGTTGCCTGCGCCCCATACCGGCCAGGGCGTTCCGCACGAGGCGGCGGGGTTGGTGGTGCAGGCCTTGAGGACCGGCACCCAGCCCCAGGTTTCCGCGTTCTGGTACAGCGCGGTCAGCCAGCCGACGGCGGCCAGCGGCAGGGCGTAGATGCGGATATTCAGGTCACCCCGGAAGGCCGCGATACCCAGCACCGCCGCGAGCGGGTACATGCAGATGCGCTGGTACCAGCACAGGATGCAGGGGTTGAACCCCCGCACCTCGCTGAAGTACAGGCTGCCCAGCGTGGCGACCAGGGCCACGACCCAGGCAAGGTATAGGCGGTTGTCTCGGCTCACCTGAGGCTCACTGCTTGGCGGCGTCGATGGCGGCGGTGATGTCGGCGAGCTGCCAGCTGCCCTGGCCGTTGCTGCCGGTCACGACCTTGCCGTTGACGAACACGGTGGGCGTGCCGGTCACGTTCGCGTCGGTGGCCTGCTTCTCGTCGGCGTCCACGCGCGCGGCGGTGGCGTCGGTGTCGAGGCAGGTGGCGAAGGCGGTCTGGTCGAGGCCCTCGACGTTCTGTGCCAGTTCCTTGAGGCGGTCCTTGGTGGCCCACACGGTGCGCTCGTCGCCCTGCGCGCGGAACAGGATCGACTTGTAGGCGCCGAAGCCGTCGTTGCCGCGCTGGTCGTATACGCACTTGCCGGCCTGTGCGGCGAGCTTGCTGTCGTCGGTGGGCAGACCCACGACCTGCGCCAGGAAGGGCCACACGAGGGCGTACATCTTGGCCTGACCGCTGTCCACGTACTTGGTGCGCAGCTCGGGGGCGACCGTCTCCTCGAACTGCTTGCACACAGGGCACTTGAAGTCCTCGACGACGACGACATTCACGGGGGCACTTTCCTGGCCGGCGAAGGGCAGCGAGGCGTAGTTGAAGTTCACGGCGTTCGTGTTCGCCGCGCCGCCTGCCGGACGGCCACGCACCGCGAACAGGGCCAGCGCGATGAGAACGACGGCAATGACCGTGCCGATGAGCAGCACGGAGCGGTTCTGGTTGTTTCCGGACAGTCGGGTCATCTTGAGGTCAAGTGTAACGTGCGCTTTCATACGTCGCGTTCACGCCTCATGAGAACGCGGCCCCTCCAACTGGGGGAGGAGCCGCGCGGCCGGAAGGCAAGGAAGTTACTGACCTGAGCGGGAGGGGGCCGGGGGACTCGCCTCGGTGTTCGAGTCGGCCGCGCTTAAGTCGACGGTGCCCAGGTCGGCCTTGCTCAGCTGGGGCGCGGCCGCCGGCTTGGTGAGGACCGGACCTGCCGACCCCTGGGGGACAGGCGCGGCGGCCGGGGCCACCAGCACGGGCTCGCCCGCAGGCGAGGTAACCTCGACCTCGGACACATGGGGTTCGGGGACACTGACTTCGGGAGCCGCCACGGCCGGATCGACCATGACTACGGGGGCCGCTGCACGCCCCGCCCGCCGCCGCGCCGCGAAGCGTAGGGCGTTGCCGACGAGCTGCCGCACGAAGCTGAAGCCTAGGCCCAGCAGCATCGGAACGACCGCGCTGCGCTGAAACGTGGTGTTGGCGGGCAGCGTGAGGGCCGGGTCGATCTTCAGGCCAAAGCGGCCGGTGGCGTACAGCGCCCCGGCGAAGATCACGGCGGCGAAGGGCAGCACGAACGGCCCCCCCGAATGCTTGAGCAGCAGCAGCGCGAACAGGACTCCGCCGACGAGCGGCACGATGAGGGTCCACTGTTCGGGCGGGGCCGAGGGCGCGAAGAAGGCCAGCGCGCCCAGCGCCAGCCCCGTGTACCCGAACCAGCCGGCACATTCGTCGGCCAGGATGGTCAGGAGCACCCAGGCGAAGAGGCGCGTGGGCCAGTCACCGGGGGTCCACATGAAGTAGGCCAGTGCCGCGAGCAGGACCAGCCCCGCGAGCAGGCGCAGGGCAGTCCATAGACCCGCGCGGGCAGGGCGTCGGCGGGGCGGCAGGGAAGCGGCGGTCATGCTGCTCCCGTTTTAGCACGCCCCTTCTGAGAACGCCCGCTCCGGGTGGGGGAGGCCAGGACCGGCTCGGGCTCGGCCGCGGCCGCAGGCGTGATGCCCGGCAGTTTGCGCAGGTACTCGCCCGTGTAGCTCGTGGGGTGGGCGGCGACCTGTTCGGGGGTGCCGGTCGCCACGATGGTTCCGCCGCGCACGCCGCCCTCGGGCCCCAGGTCCACGATCCAGTCGGCGCGCTTCATCACGTCGAGGTTGTGCTCGATCACGACCAGGGTGTTGCCCCCGTCGGTCAGGCGGTCGAGGACTTCCATCAGGCGGCGCACGTCCTCGAAGTGCAGGCCCGTCGTCGGCTCGTCGAGGATGTAGATGGTCTTGCCGGTCGCGCGCTTGCTCAGCTCGGTCGCCAGCTTGATGCGCTGCGCCTCGCCGCCCGACAGCGTGGTGCTGGGCTGCCCGACGCGCATGTAGCCCAGGCCCACGTCGCACAGCAGGCTGAGCTTGCGCTCGATGGCTGGAATCGCCTCGAAGAAGTTCCGCGCGTCCTCGACCGTCATGTCCAGTACGTCGGCGATACTCCTGGCGTTGTACTTCACTTCCAGGGTCTCGCGGTTGTAGCGCGCGCCCTTACACACCTCGCACGGCACGTAGATGTCGGGCAGGAAGTTCATCTCGATCTTCATGACCCCGTCGCCCTTGCAGTGCTCGCAGCGCCCGCCCTTGACGTTGAACGAGAAGCGCCCGGCGAGGTAGCCGCGCCGCCGCGCCTCGGGGGTGCGGGTGAACAGGTCGCGGATCTCGGTGAAGATGCCGGTGTAGGTGGCCGGGTTGCTGCGCGGCGTGCGGCCGATGGGCGACTGGTCGATCTCGATGACCTTGTCGAGATGCTCCATGCCCTCGATGCGGTCGAACCTGCCAGGATTCGTCTTGGCGCCGTTCAGCTCGCGCGCCAGCGAGGCGTGCAGGATGTCGTGGATCAACGTGCTCTTGCCGCTGCCCGAGGGCCCGGTGACGACCGTCATGGCCCCCAGCGGCAGGTCGAGATCCACGTTCTGGAGGTTGTGCTCGCGCGCGCCGAAGACCTTGAGGTGCTTGCCGTTTCCCCGGCGGCGCTGCTCGGGCACCTCGATCTTCAGTTCGCCGCGCAGGTACTTGCCAGTCAGGCTCTCGGGATTGTCGCGGACCTCGGCGGGCGTGCCCACCGCGATGACCTGCCCACCGTGTACGCCCGCGCCCGGCCCCATGTCCACGAGGTAGTCGGCCTCGATCATGGTGTCCTCGTCGTGCTCGACCACGATAAGGGTGTTGCCCAGGTCGCGCAGGTTCTTCAGCGTGCCGATGAGGCGGCCGTTGTCCTTGGGATGCAGGCCGATGGACGGTTCGTCGAGCACGTACAGCACGCCGGTGAGGCCCGAGCCGACCTGCGTCGCCAGCCGGATGCGCTGGGCCTCGCCGCCCGAGAGCGTATTGGCGGTGCGGTCCAGCGAGAGGTAATCCAGGCCCACGTCCACCAGGAACTTCAGCCGCGTGCGGATGGCCCGCAGGACTGGGGCCGCGACCGCCGCGCCGAAGCCGCCCAGGGTGTAGGCGTAGTGCAGCGGTCCGTGGGCCCGCGCTGCCCCGCCCAGGTGCTCCTTCAGGAAGGGCTCGATGCGGGCGTGGTCCAGCGCGCCGTCCTGCAACTCTCCGAAGAAGGCGTCGGCTTCCAGGACGCTCATGCCGCTCGCCTGGGCGATGTTCAGGCCGCCGACCCTCACCGCCAGAATCTCGGGCTTGTAGCGGGTGCCGCCGCAGGTGGGGCAGGGGCGCAGTTCCATCATTTCCTCGAGCTTCTCGCGCATGAACTCCGACTCGGTGTCGGCGAAGCGCCGCTCCAGGTTGGTCATCACGCCCTCGAACTCGGTCATGAACCGCATGGTTTCCTTGCCGCCCCGTCGGTACACGACCTCGAAAGGCTCACCGGGACCGTACAGCACGGCCTTTTGCGCCTTCACGGGCAGTTCATGCCAGGGCGCCTTGAGGTCGAAGTCCAGGTGCTCGGCCAGGGCCTGCAACTTGTCCCAGTAGTACACGCCCGCGTCGGCGCCCTTCTTGGTCCACGGAAGGATGGCCCCGGCGGCGATGCTGAGTTTGTCGTCGATGACGAGGTCGGGACTGAACTCCTGCTTGCTGCCCAGGCCCGCGCAGTCGGGGCACGCGCCGTAGGGGTTGTTGAACGAAAACGAGCGCGGTTCGAGTTCCTCGAGGACGCTGCCGTGCTCCGGGCAGGCGAACTTCTCCGAATACAGCTCCTCGTGGGGGCCGCCCTCCTCGCCGTCCTGACTGGGCGCGCCGTCGGGCATCAGGACGCGCAGCAGGCCCTCGCCCCGGCGCAGGCCGAGCTCGACGCTCTCGGCGATGCGGGTCCGGTCGCCTGCGCGCAGGGTCAGGCGGTCGATGACCACGTCCACGTCGTGCTTCTCGAATTTCTCCAGCTTGAGCTTCTCGGCCTCGTCGAGTTCGTACAGCGTGCCGTCCACTCGCACACGCGCGAAGCCCTCGCGGCGCAGCTCGGCGAACAGCTTGCGGTACTCGCCCTTGCGCCCGCGCACGACCGGGGCCAGCAGGATGGCGCGCTTGTCCGTGAACTCGCCGAGCAGCCGGTCGGTGATCTCGCTCGGCGACTGCTTCTCGATCTTGCGCCCGCAGATGGGGCAGTACGGCGTGCCCACGCGGGCGTACAGCAGACGCAGGTAGTCGTGCACCTCGGTCACGGTGCCCACCGTGGAGCGGGGGTTGTGGCTGGTCGTCTTCTGGTCGATGGAGATGGCCGGCGAGAGCCCCGTGATGCTGTCCACGTCCGGCTTTTCCATCAGCCCCAGGAACTGCCGGGCGTAGGCGCTCAGCGACTCGACGTAGCGGCGCTGGCCCTCGGCGTAGATGGTGTC harbors:
- a CDS encoding SDR family NAD(P)-dependent oxidoreductase — its product is MTTDAPSSGPLNVVVTGAARGIGRAIAELYAERGHHVLSADLNLPPVLAGGGRGRHPRLKADVSTAAGRTRLVRAAHELGAVHVLVNNAAYQGAHGSVLEVSERGWARTLGVNLTAPLLLTRELIGLMPHGAAVVNVASVQGLFAEQNNAAYNASKGGLVNLTRAMALDLASHGVRVNAIAPGAISTEGVLEAIAGSDDPEQTRRDYEDLHALRRMGTPREAAQVVYFLGSAEASFLTGTIVPVDGGMTASFMMAGRPV
- a CDS encoding disulfide bond formation protein B, whose product is MSRDNRLYLAWVVALVATLGSLYFSEVRGFNPCILCWYQRICMYPLAAVLGIAAFRGDLNIRIYALPLAAVGWLTALYQNAETWGWVPVLKACTTNPAASCGTPWPVWGAGNDALNTTITIPVLSMIAFTLIIALLSWRRVARTAGDQTVTAQA
- the uvrA gene encoding excinuclease ABC subunit UvrA, with translation MQNNLIVRGAREHNLKDITVELPRDRFVVITGVSGSGKSTLAFDTIYAEGQRRYVESLSAYARQFLGLMEKPDVDSITGLSPAISIDQKTTSHNPRSTVGTVTEVHDYLRLLYARVGTPYCPICGRKIEKQSPSEITDRLLGEFTDKRAILLAPVVRGRKGEYRKLFAELRREGFARVRVDGTLYELDEAEKLKLEKFEKHDVDVVIDRLTLRAGDRTRIAESVELGLRRGEGLLRVLMPDGAPSQDGEEGGPHEELYSEKFACPEHGSVLEELEPRSFSFNNPYGACPDCAGLGSKQEFSPDLVIDDKLSIAAGAILPWTKKGADAGVYYWDKLQALAEHLDFDLKAPWHELPVKAQKAVLYGPGEPFEVVYRRGGKETMRFMTEFEGVMTNLERRFADTESEFMREKLEEMMELRPCPTCGGTRYKPEILAVRVGGLNIAQASGMSVLEADAFFGELQDGALDHARIEPFLKEHLGGAARAHGPLHYAYTLGGFGAAVAAPVLRAIRTRLKFLVDVGLDYLSLDRTANTLSGGEAQRIRLATQVGSGLTGVLYVLDEPSIGLHPKDNGRLIGTLKNLRDLGNTLIVVEHDEDTMIEADYLVDMGPGAGVHGGQVIAVGTPAEVRDNPESLTGKYLRGELKIEVPEQRRRGNGKHLKVFGAREHNLQNVDLDLPLGAMTVVTGPSGSGKSTLIHDILHASLARELNGAKTNPGRFDRIEGMEHLDKVIEIDQSPIGRTPRSNPATYTGIFTEIRDLFTRTPEARRRGYLAGRFSFNVKGGRCEHCKGDGVMKIEMNFLPDIYVPCEVCKGARYNRETLEVKYNARSIADVLDMTVEDARNFFEAIPAIERKLSLLCDVGLGYMRVGQPSTTLSGGEAQRIKLATELSKRATGKTIYILDEPTTGLHFEDVRRLMEVLDRLTDGGNTLVVIEHNLDVMKRADWIVDLGPEGGVRGGTIVATGTPEQVAAHPTSYTGEYLRKLPGITPAAAAEPEPVLASPTRSGRSQKGRAKTGAA
- a CDS encoding thioredoxin domain-containing protein; the protein is MTRLSGNNQNRSVLLIGTVIAVVLIALALFAVRGRPAGGAANTNAVNFNYASLPFAGQESAPVNVVVVEDFKCPVCKQFEETVAPELRTKYVDSGQAKMYALVWPFLAQVVGLPTDDSKLAAQAGKCVYDQRGNDGFGAYKSILFRAQGDERTVWATKDRLKELAQNVEGLDQTAFATCLDTDATAARVDADEKQATDANVTGTPTVFVNGKVVTGSNGQGSWQLADITAAIDAAKQ